Proteins from one Candidatus Sulfotelmatobacter sp. genomic window:
- the eno gene encoding phosphopyruvate hydratase, translating into MAIESLRGGGRPLIESVRAREILDSRGNPTVAVAVATSFGAVEEAMVPSGASTGAHEAVEKRDGDPKRYGGKGVLQAVAAVNEIIGPAIEGMDATSQRELDATMLELDGTPNKSNLGANALLGVSLAVARAAAVSLGVPLYRYLGGPSAATLPVPMMNVINGGKHAEGALQFQECMIVPLGAPTMADAVRYGSEIFHTLGKLLHEAGHSTLVGDEGGYAPKLDSIDDALTLIVKAIEKAGYTAGSDVAIALDPASTEFFREGKYWPHKPDDHPLTSAEMVGLYEGLCRTYPIVSIEDGLAEDDWDGWQLLNKTLGARVQLVGDDLFVTNVERLERGIREGSANAILVKVNQIGTLTETLDAVETAHKAGYRAVISHRSGETEDTTIADLAVATGAGQIKTGSLARSDRTAKYNRLMGIAEELGPSVARYPGRAAFAALARD; encoded by the coding sequence ATGGCGATCGAGTCGTTGCGGGGCGGCGGGCGGCCGCTGATCGAAAGCGTGCGCGCGCGAGAGATCCTCGACTCGCGCGGGAACCCGACCGTCGCGGTCGCGGTCGCGACTTCGTTCGGCGCGGTCGAAGAAGCGATGGTGCCCTCGGGCGCGTCGACCGGCGCGCACGAGGCGGTCGAGAAGCGCGACGGCGATCCCAAGCGCTACGGCGGCAAGGGCGTGCTCCAGGCCGTCGCCGCGGTCAACGAGATCATCGGGCCGGCGATCGAAGGGATGGACGCGACCTCGCAGCGCGAGCTCGACGCGACGATGCTCGAGCTCGACGGCACGCCGAACAAGAGCAACCTGGGCGCCAACGCGCTGCTCGGCGTCTCGCTGGCGGTCGCGCGCGCGGCGGCGGTCTCGCTGGGCGTACCGCTGTATCGCTATCTCGGCGGCCCGTCGGCGGCGACGCTGCCGGTGCCGATGATGAACGTCATCAACGGCGGCAAGCACGCCGAAGGCGCGCTGCAGTTCCAAGAGTGCATGATCGTCCCGCTCGGCGCGCCGACGATGGCCGACGCGGTGCGCTACGGCAGCGAGATCTTTCACACGCTGGGCAAGCTGCTCCACGAGGCGGGCCACTCGACGCTGGTCGGCGACGAGGGCGGCTACGCGCCGAAGCTCGACTCGATCGACGACGCGCTCACGCTGATCGTCAAAGCGATCGAGAAGGCCGGCTACACGGCGGGCAGCGACGTGGCGATCGCGCTCGACCCCGCCTCGACCGAGTTCTTCCGCGAGGGCAAGTACTGGCCGCACAAGCCCGACGATCATCCGCTCACGTCGGCCGAGATGGTCGGTTTGTACGAGGGCTTGTGCCGCACGTATCCGATCGTCTCGATCGAAGACGGCTTGGCCGAGGACGACTGGGACGGCTGGCAGCTGTTGAACAAGACGCTCGGCGCGCGCGTGCAGCTGGTCGGCGACGATCTGTTCGTGACCAACGTCGAGCGGCTCGAGCGCGGCATTCGCGAGGGCAGCGCCAACGCGATCCTGGTGAAGGTCAATCAGATCGGCACGCTGACCGAGACGCTCGACGCGGTCGAGACCGCGCACAAGGCCGGTTATCGCGCCGTGATCTCCCACCGTTCGGGTGAAACGGAGGATACGACGATCGCCGATCTGGCCGTCGCGACCGGCGCCGGGCAGATCAAGACCGGTTCGCTGGCGCGCAGCGATCGCACCGCGAAGTACAATCGCCTGATGGGCATCGCGGAGGAGTTGGGGCCGTCGGTCGCACGCTATCCGGGCCGAGCGGCCTTCGCCGCGTTAGCGCGGGATTAG
- the ndk gene encoding nucleoside-diphosphate kinase, translating into MAVERTLILAKADAVVRGLVGEVLSRFEKRGYTILGLKLMQVTQDQAKRHYAEHEGKPFFDGLVAYITGSPIVAMVIEGEDAIEGCRATIGATNPIKATPGTIRGDYGQTIGRNLVHGSDSPASAEREVAIFFTGAELFPRRSFFGDWVAAK; encoded by the coding sequence ATGGCAGTCGAACGAACCTTGATCCTCGCCAAAGCGGACGCCGTGGTCCGCGGCCTCGTCGGCGAGGTGCTCTCCCGCTTCGAGAAACGCGGGTACACGATTCTGGGCCTCAAGCTGATGCAGGTCACGCAAGACCAGGCGAAACGGCACTACGCCGAGCACGAGGGCAAGCCGTTCTTCGACGGCCTCGTCGCGTACATCACCGGCTCGCCGATCGTCGCGATGGTGATCGAAGGCGAAGACGCGATCGAAGGCTGCCGCGCGACGATCGGCGCCACCAACCCGATCAAGGCGACGCCGGGCACCATTCGCGGCGACTACGGTCAGACGATCGGACGCAATCTCGTGCACGGTTCGGACTCGCCGGCGTCGGCGGAGCGCGAAGTCGCCATCTTCTTCACCGGCGCGGAACTCTTCCCGCGCCGGAGCTTCTTCGGCGACTGGGTCGCCGCGAAGTAG
- a CDS encoding biotin--[acetyl-CoA-carboxylase] ligase: MPGPDAPLDVARVRAALAGTRFADVRYVAETGSTNDDATTLLGDPAAAGATLVAEHQTAGRGRKAGRSWVAPAGTALTFTVVLPRTVASDALWAVPFWVALALADGIEAAGGPRLELRWPNDLDLNARKAAGILCVSRVTGEVAHVGSGIGLNVRRPPDAAIAAIVPAPAYLSDATPQLERETLLAAILGAFDGLLDVLDDPPAIARAWEARAELRGRPYRLRLDADGTFVDGIAQRLGSDGGLVLDVDGRERLVHLADARVV, translated from the coding sequence GTGCCCGGTCCCGACGCACCTCTCGACGTCGCGCGCGTGCGCGCCGCCCTCGCCGGAACGCGCTTCGCGGACGTGCGCTACGTCGCGGAGACGGGCAGCACCAACGACGATGCCACGACGCTGCTGGGCGATCCGGCGGCAGCCGGTGCGACGTTGGTCGCAGAACACCAGACGGCCGGTCGCGGCCGCAAGGCCGGTCGCAGCTGGGTCGCCCCGGCCGGCACCGCGCTGACCTTCACCGTCGTCCTGCCGCGCACGGTCGCGAGCGATGCGCTCTGGGCGGTACCGTTCTGGGTCGCGCTCGCGCTCGCCGACGGGATCGAAGCGGCGGGCGGTCCGCGCCTGGAGCTGCGCTGGCCGAACGACCTCGACCTGAACGCGCGCAAAGCCGCCGGCATCTTGTGCGTCTCGCGCGTCACCGGAGAGGTGGCCCACGTCGGCTCCGGGATCGGTCTCAACGTGCGGCGTCCGCCCGACGCGGCGATCGCGGCGATCGTGCCCGCGCCGGCGTATCTCTCCGACGCGACGCCGCAGCTCGAACGCGAGACGCTGCTCGCCGCGATCCTCGGCGCGTTCGACGGGTTGCTCGACGTGCTCGACGATCCCCCGGCGATCGCGCGCGCCTGGGAGGCGCGCGCCGAGCTGCGCGGGCGCCCCTATCGGCTGCGGCTCGACGCCGACGGCACCTTCGTCGACGGCATCGCGCAACGACTCGGCAGCGACGGCGGCCTCGTCCTCGACGTCGACGGCCGCGAACGCCTGGTCCACCTCGCCGACGCGCGCGTCGTCTAA
- a CDS encoding S53 family peptidase, with product MGEFSRQTVPGSERTVPSGAGDRGPADPNDVAEISVLLRPRETPPEPRPGRAPFDRYEYARRFGATREDVEAVERFARDAGLRVVSHDLARRTVRLSGTVGALGAAFGTELRSYDHGGGSFRGRSGALSVPAELGDIVVGVFGLDERPQARAQFRPAAAAATAYDPMQIADLYGFPAGTTGAGQTIALVELGGGYQTSDLQTYFGALGVSVPSVTAVSVDGATNAPTGQVDGPDGEVMLDIEVAGSVAPDAAIAVYFAPNTDQGFLDAITTAVHATTPAVDVISISWGGAESTWTAQAMTQFDQAFTDAGNLGITVCVAAGDGGSSDGVTDGKAHVDFPASSPHALACGGTTLQGSGSVIASEVVWNDGAQGGATGGGVSDQFSLPSWQTTAGVPPSVNDGHVGRGVPDVAGDADPNTGYSVRIDGTDTVFGGTSAVAPLWAALIARLNQSAKQPLGFVNPALYAQGETPFHDVTSGNNGAYSAGPGWDACTGLGSPNGTKLLAAIG from the coding sequence ATGGGTGAGTTCAGCCGTCAGACCGTACCGGGTTCCGAGCGCACCGTTCCCAGCGGTGCGGGCGATCGTGGTCCCGCCGACCCGAACGACGTCGCCGAGATCAGCGTGCTGCTGCGCCCGCGCGAGACGCCGCCCGAGCCGCGGCCCGGTCGTGCGCCGTTCGACCGCTACGAGTACGCGCGCCGCTTCGGCGCGACGCGCGAAGACGTCGAGGCCGTCGAACGCTTCGCGCGCGACGCCGGCTTGCGCGTGGTCTCGCACGATCTGGCGCGGCGCACGGTCCGCCTGTCGGGCACCGTCGGCGCGCTCGGCGCGGCCTTCGGGACCGAGCTGCGCAGTTACGATCACGGCGGCGGCTCGTTCCGCGGCCGCAGCGGTGCGCTCAGCGTGCCCGCGGAGCTGGGCGACATCGTGGTCGGCGTGTTCGGCTTGGACGAGCGGCCGCAGGCGCGCGCGCAGTTCCGCCCGGCCGCCGCCGCAGCGACGGCCTACGATCCGATGCAGATCGCCGATCTGTACGGCTTTCCCGCCGGCACCACCGGCGCGGGCCAGACGATCGCGCTGGTCGAGCTGGGCGGCGGCTATCAGACGAGCGACTTGCAGACCTACTTCGGTGCTCTGGGCGTGAGCGTGCCGAGCGTGACGGCCGTCTCGGTCGACGGCGCGACGAACGCGCCGACCGGTCAAGTCGACGGGCCCGACGGCGAGGTGATGCTCGACATCGAGGTCGCCGGCTCGGTCGCGCCCGACGCGGCGATCGCGGTCTACTTCGCGCCCAACACGGATCAGGGGTTTCTCGACGCGATCACGACCGCCGTGCACGCGACTACGCCGGCGGTCGACGTGATCTCGATCAGCTGGGGCGGTGCCGAATCGACCTGGACCGCACAAGCGATGACGCAGTTCGATCAAGCGTTCACCGACGCCGGCAACCTCGGTATCACGGTGTGCGTCGCCGCCGGCGACGGCGGGTCGAGCGACGGCGTCACCGACGGCAAGGCGCACGTCGACTTCCCCGCGTCGAGTCCGCACGCGCTGGCCTGTGGCGGAACGACGCTGCAAGGCAGCGGCAGCGTGATCGCGAGCGAGGTCGTGTGGAACGACGGCGCGCAAGGCGGCGCGACCGGCGGCGGCGTGAGCGATCAGTTCTCGCTGCCGAGCTGGCAGACCACCGCCGGCGTGCCGCCGTCGGTCAACGACGGGCACGTCGGCCGCGGCGTTCCCGACGTCGCCGGCGACGCCGATCCGAACACGGGCTATTCCGTGCGCATCGACGGCACCGACACGGTGTTCGGCGGGACCAGCGCCGTCGCGCCACTGTGGGCCGCGCTGATCGCGCGGCTCAACCAAAGCGCGAAACAACCGCTGGGCTTCGTCAACCCGGCGTTGTACGCGCAAGGCGAGACGCCGTTCCACGACGTCACCAGCGGCAACAACGGCGCCTACAGCGCGGGTCCGGGCTGGGATGCCTGCACGGGCCTGGGCAGTCCGAACGGCACGAAGCTGTTGGCGGCGATCGGCTAA
- a CDS encoding putative Se/S carrier-like protein: MADVILFFASNADTMIATKALKDGGVAAKMIPKPAHVNAPANLALSVDGAVESTAVAVLASANVQLGGVVK, from the coding sequence ATGGCCGACGTCATTCTGTTCTTCGCGTCGAACGCCGACACGATGATCGCCACCAAGGCGCTCAAGGACGGTGGCGTCGCCGCGAAGATGATTCCGAAGCCGGCGCACGTCAACGCGCCGGCGAACCTGGCGCTCAGCGTCGACGGCGCGGTCGAGTCGACCGCCGTCGCCGTCCTGGCCAGCGCCAACGTGCAGCTCGGCGGCGTCGTGAAGTAA
- a CDS encoding cache domain-containing protein: MKLGLRTKIIGTLVIAMIISTAISAIAARQTMATDLNRLAAQQVTSGSTGFAGYWDGKRDAVKLLVTQAAIDDAVRRDTAARNGAKLSDTLSGIARQAGLSFLTVIDASGKVLARANGGKTGTTNGSPFVKRALDGETVSTAAVLPYAELDAEQLVPQIESTTSGKAGVDNGLAVISATPISDQNERTIGVVYGGIVMNHYYDVVDEAAHALGGKAAVLFDGQLISSSISRADGTRLVDEPVPAALGSTTTTWTGVDTEGGEQYIARVQPVLDDQNNVIAEQWFGVPLGTFQDIQSHTIFSLLLWGVVGILIGLLIGIPVVERISRQLIRRSGQVRASAKELSMVIVGSEVSGDHVAQTRAAIEREGELLSRIAAEVAPAGGGVATQSAVAETVGEASALNAEILGDVIVIDTLASEMAARTAQAVTRVNELNEVAAGLDQLVTGSK, from the coding sequence GATCTCCGCGATCGCCGCGCGGCAGACGATGGCGACCGACCTCAATCGCCTGGCGGCGCAACAGGTCACCAGCGGATCGACCGGCTTCGCCGGGTACTGGGACGGCAAGCGCGACGCGGTCAAGCTGCTGGTCACCCAGGCGGCGATCGACGACGCGGTGCGGCGCGACACCGCCGCGCGCAACGGCGCCAAGCTGTCCGACACGCTCAGCGGCATCGCGCGCCAAGCCGGGCTCTCGTTCCTGACCGTCATCGACGCGAGCGGCAAGGTGCTGGCGCGCGCCAACGGCGGCAAGACGGGGACGACGAACGGCTCGCCGTTCGTCAAACGCGCGCTCGACGGTGAGACCGTCAGCACCGCCGCGGTGCTGCCGTACGCGGAGCTCGATGCCGAACAGCTGGTCCCGCAGATCGAGTCGACGACCAGCGGCAAAGCGGGCGTCGACAACGGCTTGGCCGTCATCTCGGCGACGCCGATCTCCGACCAGAACGAACGCACGATCGGCGTCGTCTACGGCGGCATCGTGATGAACCACTACTACGACGTCGTCGACGAAGCGGCGCACGCGCTGGGCGGCAAGGCCGCGGTGCTGTTCGACGGCCAGTTGATCTCGAGCTCGATCTCGCGGGCCGACGGAACGCGGTTGGTCGACGAGCCCGTCCCCGCCGCGCTGGGCTCGACCACCACCACCTGGACCGGCGTCGACACCGAGGGCGGCGAGCAGTACATCGCGCGCGTGCAGCCGGTGCTCGACGATCAGAACAACGTCATCGCCGAGCAGTGGTTCGGCGTGCCGCTCGGCACGTTCCAAGACATTCAGTCGCACACGATCTTCTCGCTGCTGCTGTGGGGCGTGGTCGGCATCCTGATCGGGCTGCTGATCGGGATCCCGGTCGTCGAACGCATCTCGCGCCAGCTCATCCGGCGCAGCGGCCAGGTCCGCGCGTCGGCCAAGGAGCTGTCCATGGTCATCGTCGGCAGCGAGGTCTCGGGCGATCACGTCGCACAGACGCGCGCTGCGATCGAGCGCGAAGGCGAGCTGCTCTCGCGTATCGCCGCCGAGGTCGCACCGGCCGGCGGCGGCGTCGCGACCCAGTCGGCGGTCGCCGAGACGGTCGGCGAGGCATCGGCCCTCAACGCAGAGATCCTCGGCGACGTGATCGTGATCGACACGCTGGCCAGCGAGATGGCGGCGCGCACCGCGCAGGCCGTCACGCGGGTCAACGAGCTCAACGAAGTCGCCGCTGGTCTCGATCAACTGGTCACCGGCTCCAAGTAG